The Ficedula albicollis isolate OC2 chromosome 5, FicAlb1.5, whole genome shotgun sequence genome includes the window AAAGGATCTGCCCGCAATTCTTCTCCGGGCCAAAGAAGCAACAGAGCGACTGGAAGAAGAGGCTGGCAAACCCACAGCTGATACAATTGATCATCATGATGAATATCCCCAGCTTCCTGTACGCCAGGACCGTGGCAGGCAACATAATGACCCCTGCAGAGAAGAGAGCAGAAGCTGCCatggcagtggcacagctcaTCTGCTTCAGGGAAAAGGCCACGCGGTTCAGGCGGTCAGAGTGGGGGCACAGGTGATAGGAGATGCAGTAGTTGACTGTGAAGTCGACAGAGAGACCtactgcagctgaaatgaagaGAGACTCCACTGCGTTGAGCTGCCACTCCAAGAGGACCAAAAGGCCAATGGTTACCAGGACGGTACCTGCAATGGCAGTAACGGAGAAAACGCTAAGGAGAACATTCCAGgttgtgagcagcagcaccacgaAGGAAATGGCTATGGAGAGCCCCATGACCACCATGGTTTCTGTGCTGAGACTGTGCTGGAGGTTGTACAGCTCTAGTTTACTGGTAAACCATCCATTCTGAAGCCCCACGGGGGCAGTTTCCATTTCCTCTGTTATCCAGAGGCTGATTTcatcatagaattgtttggcTCTGCTGTAGTTGAAGGTATAGTAATAAATAGTTTGAAACTGCAGCACTAAGGCAGCGACATTTCCCTCCCCATCAAACCTGAGGCCCAGATCGTACGtttctcccccttccctgccctcttCCAGGAGCATCATTTTGATGCAGTGCAGGAAGACTTCGCTTCTGTAAGGGAAAGAGAACTGGTTGCAGCAAAGGTTGAAGCTGTGGTCTCGCTGGGAGCACTGGCGACTGTCCATCCACCTGAGGAACTCCTCCATGAAACACACAGTAGATTTCTGTTCCCCATCAGGGTAATAGAAAGTTTTGTTCTTCACTTTTTGGCAGAATTCGAGGAGCCACTTCTGGGCATCAGGGTTTTGGATAGTGAAGGTGGTGTCTGTCACTAGGGTGCCATTGCTTTTTGGATTGAAATGGTCCCCATTATCCACGGGCAGAATGCCCCAGACTATGGTGACAGGCATACGCTGCCCTTCTCCGTGCTCCAGCCTCTCAAACATGAACTGGTGGCAGTACTCGGAATCGTACCTCTCAAAGGGGTGGCTCAACCTGAACACTTGGACGGACGATGTCTCCAGAGTCGGGAGTTTGAGTTTGGGGTTGGAACAGGAAATGTAGGCACCTCCTATGGCTAAGGCAGCAAACCAGCAGATCCAGATGTACCGAAACTTGATGACCCCACAAGGCAGAAGCTTTTCGAAGAGGAGCTTGGAGGTTTCAGACAGTGTGTTCTGGAGAGCCCGGAGCACATAATGGACAGAGAGAGCAGCTCTCTTGTGGCTGCTGTTGTTCCAGTAGGCTTCTGGCTTGTAAATGCAGGTCGTTGCGATGTAGCGCTCGTACAGCACGGCCGAAGAGGGCAGCCAGGTCATCATGAAAACCAGGTTCACCAGCACTGAGGTGCCCATGTAGACAGAGAAGCAGCGGATGGCTGTGATGTTGCTGATGTAGCTGGCGTAGAAGGCAGCACCGGTTGTGAAGCACGAGGCCAGCATGAGATAGGCAAAGTGGTGCATGGTTTGGCTCACCCACTGAGCAAGCCCAGCAGAAGGGTTCTGGCTCTTGCTGAGGTTCCACAGGTCGAAGAAGACAAAAGTGTGGTTGGCACAAATGCTGCTGAGAATGATGACTGCTGTCAGGTTTACAAAAGGGAAATAGGTGAATCTGAAGGCCACCTTGTACAAGAAGTAGGAGATCATCAAAGAACTGACAACTGCAAGCAGGACCATCAAGGTAATAAACGCAGAGcgtaaataaaaagaaattattagaaaaatagCTAATATTGCCAGGACTGGATACTTAGTATCCAGTAGAAGGTAGTGCTGGAATAGTTTCTGTTTAAGGCCCAGGTCCATTCCAGTGATAGACGTGTAGTTATCAAACAGATCCCAGGTTTCAAGGTTGTCTAAGTAGATCCCCATCATAGATTCACCTTTTCTTGttggcaggaaaagcaggctGTATTTGAGAGAGGGCACTTGGTATTCCATCGTCTGGGGACTGAGAAAGTCCCTGTCAACCAAGAAGTGAAGCAGCTGGTAGATGGCGTTGAAGCGGGTGCATTTTTCTGGGACCTGGGCACACTGAGAGTGTTTCTGTCTGACAGCTTCGGGGCCTATGCAGGACGGAGTGAGGACACCTCGGTGGTAGTCTGGAGCACAGGCACGGAGCAGAGCCAAGGTGTGGGAGATGTCTCCTTGAGTTATCTCCAGACACGAAGACCTGTTGTACAGGACAGCAATGTAGTTCCCCAGGGACCAGCTCGGGCAGCATTCGTTGGCTTCAGTGCGCTGGCAGAGGTCTCTAAAATGCACATGTGAGCGTATCTGAAAAACATGAGGGGGCATCAGGTCACACCCTCTCTTGCAGCCCCAGTGTTCCTTACTCACTGCAGTaattcctctcctctcctctcctctcctctcctctcctctcctctcctctcctctcctctcctctcctctcctctcctctcctctcctctcctctcctctcctctcctctcctctcctctcctctcctctcctctcctctcctctcctctcctctcctctcctctcctctcctctcctctcctctcctctcctctcctctcctctcctctcctctcctctcctctcctctcctctcctctcctctcctctcctctcctctcctctcctctcctctcctctcctctcctctcctctcctctcctctcctctcctctcctctcctctcctctcctctcctctcctctcctctcctctcctctcctctcctctcctctcctctcctctcctctcctctcctctcctctcctctcctctcctctcctctcctctcctctcctctcctctcctctcctctcctctcctctcctctcctctcctctcctctcctctcctctcctctcctctcctctcctctcctctcctctcctctcctctcctctcctctcctctcctctcctctcctctcctctcctctcctctcctctcctctcctctcctctcctctcctctcctctcctctcctctcctctcctctcctctcctctcctctcctctcctctcctctcctctcctctcctctcctctcctctcctctcctctcctctcctctcctctcctctcctctcctctcctctcctctcctctcctctcctctcctctcctctcctctcctctcctctcctctcctctcctctcctctcctctcctctcctctcctctcctctcctctcctctcctctcctctcctctcctctcctctcctctcctctcctctcctctcctctcctctcctctcctctcctctcctctcctctcctctcctctcctctcctctcctctcctctcctctcctctcctctcctctcctctcctctcctctcctctcctctcctctcctctcctctcctctcctctcctctcctctcctctcctctcctctcctctcctctcctctcctctcctctcctctcctctcctctcctctcctctcctctcctctcctctcctctcctctcctctcctctcctctcctctcctctcctctcctctcctctcctctcctctcctctcctctcctctcctctcctctcctctcctctcctctcctctcctctcctctcctctcctctcctctcctctcctctcctctcctctcctctcctctcctctcctctcctctcctctcctctcctctcctctccccttttccccaagGTGTACCACCCAACCCNctctcctctcctctcctctcctctcctctcctctcctctcctctccccttttccccaagGTGTACCACCCAACCCTGGCCATCTTCCCTGTGACAAATCCCAAACACCAAAGCTATGGAAAGTTTGTAGCTTTTTGCAAAAATTAAACCCCATCTACTTATATTTATAACTGCAGATTTGAAAATTTGGCTCCTATGGCAAATGCAGCTCATGCAATTAAACTTCTCACTTGTAAAACTTGCCACCAGTCTCCAAGCTGGTAGCTCCATTTCCATAATTATGTTCTGCTGCCCAAAATCCTCAGCAGCTTCTGATGGACACCTTTGGCTTCTGGACCAGCTCCTGTTCAGTCTCCATTTATTCTTGTTTAATTTGCAACTGGCAGGTGGGATCATCCCTGTATTGCCAAGTAGGTGAAATGTTTTGGATTCCTCCAGGTGAAACCTGTTGCGTAGCTTACATTGTTTTTTGTCTGGCATCCTCTCAGCAAGACATCAAGATTGcagcagacagaaaagagaCAGCCTGTACATGTGTTCCTCACTGACCTTGTCTTGTTCCATTTGACACATAGACTGAATTGCTTGCAAGTTCCATAAACTCCCAGCAGTTGTGGACATAAATACCAGCTGGGAATAGCTcttttctgtaataaataataataaaaaaaaaatggtaaaaggATTAGGTAATGAAGATGAATCAGACAGGCTGTTTGCAGTAGACTctctcttcacagaaaaaataaatatatatctcTGTCCATAGGACTGCTCTGGAGGGAAGCAGGTTAGAAGACAGTAGTGAGGATGCGCCTTGTGTGACCTCACCCCTGCCTCTTGATATTGGTCAGCAGCATCAGGgcattttcaaaatcaaatgtCAGCTTGCCTTTAGTGACTGCTGGCATCTGGTTCTGCATCCCTGGAACAAGGGAAGAGCTCGAGCTCAGCCAAAAACCACCAAGGACCTGTGAGTTTGATGTGTGACTTGTTTCAGAGGTGGATAGAaggcaaggaagaaaataaaaatatctgcatgctgttcctcttctttctaCTTACTAGTACCCCTTTGGGGACAAATGTGGGGGGTGTTggagttttctggttttctctccAGATTTTAGaccatttacatttttcaagaagaaaagaaggaacagagagggagagggagcagacAAGGGAGAGAGAACATACAACAAGCAGGGCATACACTGCTTTTCAGAGTATTCATTTTTATATGAGTAAATGGGGAAAACATTTGTCCTTTAATGTGTGCTTTCAAGGTATATTTCTAAAGGGAAAACAAGAAGTATGGCAAAGAGttaaggaggagaaaaaactTCAGAATTTCTGAACCAGCCTTTTCTGACCACTGAGGTATGAAGTGCTGGGAGGGCACTGTCAGGGCTCTCACTGGTGGAACTGTGCACACTGCTTGCTTAGAGCAAGTTCAGAGtattccctgtgtgctgaacTCTGACAGTTCTGTCAATAGAGTTCTGGCAATATTTACTGCCCCATCAAGATTTCAGTCACCTGGGGGACCACAGAAGAATCCATCTGCTCCATAGATGGTTTCCACCATTCTCCGTGTCCTCGCTGCTTgttctccctgagcagccttcTGTTCTCTGCCAATGCCAAGGTCATCATAGCTAGTAAGAGATTATTGTTAATAACTGTTATTATTAACAAGAGAGCATCTGGCTGGGAGTTACATCACTGACAAGGCTCTGGTGCCACACACAGCAATAGAGAGCCCAAACCCATTGCAGGCACACAGACTTCGAACTCTCCAATGCCTCATTGCTTTTAAGTGTAGTATGTATGGAATTGGCATGGATATTTTGGAATATTGAATATGTGGCTTTACAACCAGCAtgttccccaaatcccccaaaccaAGCTCAAATACCTTTTCTTCTTGGCAtagggagaaagggaaagggtCTTCTTGTAGCCTGTATGGCTCTCGATATTCCTCCACACAATGAGCTTCCTGCCAATGTCAGTGTCCCGTGGCTCGAAACCCTGCACCAAGGAAAAGGGCACCAAGGTCACAGGTCCACTTCAGCTCAGCTGTCCTTAGACCTCCTCCAACACATGGAAACTGCATAAGACTATTGCTGCATCTTGGAGGGATACACAAATTGAACTTTCCCTGGAAATACTGCATCCCAgagataagagaaaaaatatgaaccttttccctttccctctttccctctttccctctttccttctttccctccatcccttcccatcaACAATGGCTGCAATTATCTCTCCCTGATCTCCTAAgaatttctcctccttttcaaGTATAGTAGTCCCTTCCAGAAATGACACtaactttccttttttgcaTTCTTCTTGCTCCTAGTGTATTCTTATTTTCTCAAGATTCCTCCATGAACCAGAGGCAGAAATGATTTTAGGGAATGTGGCATTCCACATGGAAAACTTTCCATGTGCATAGTGCTTAGAACAGGGCATGCTCTCCAAATCAAAAGCCTCATGCACGGACTGTAGGAGCCAAAGCCAGCTCCTCTATCCAGTCTGTGCCAAGCCTAGCTATTCAATGTGGGCAGTCCCAGCCTTCCAGCCTTGGGAAAGGGAGCAAAGGGAGCAATCCCAATTTGTGTTGGCAGTGTCTCTACACTGGAGTGAAGGCACTGGTGTGAGTGCACAGCACGGCTGAGGGATGGGCTGGTGGCTGCCACTGGTGTGGGCTGTGTTCTTTCTGTGTGTCAGGACTGGCACATTCTGCTCATCTTGGAGGGATGATATCACTGGCTTGGTGTGGATTTTCCTTACGTTCCTACTGATACCTCCAGTGTAGGGACTTACCATGAGGGGTTCTGAAAAGTCAGGCAGATTCCCAACCAGCAGCCCAGCCACGGTGCAGATCGCCGCCGCCACggagcacagcaccagcacagccaggggccACTCTGCGATCAGCTGCGAGTAACTGCAGTcaacaggaggagaaaaaatgcagctgctgagatGCTTCTGCTCTCAGCACAAAACCTGCTGCTGGGCCAATGGGGTGTGAGTAACAGGAAGGGGAAAATCAGGGTCTCTGGTTTGCGCAGTTATTTATTGTGAAGCTTGGAGGCTGTAGTGCAGCTATTAATGAACATATTACAACTCTAACTGGATGTTTGTAGGCAGCTCTAATTAACTCGGGTAATTACATTTTGCCTCcctgcattttccagctttttcagTCAGAAATAATCAAAAACAGACTCTTGTCCTCGAGCGAAATGAAGCTTTAAACATTTAAGTTCAAAGATTGCATTTAGAAAGAGCCTCTCTTAATTTCCTCTGTATTGTGCAACGTCAGCTGGTGGCTGCAACAGTTTAGGCTACAGAATTCCAAACTGGACCCTAGGAAATCTTTGGGTTTATTCTGAAGAGTCCCTGTCATTGGTCTAAATTTGTGTATTTAAACACTGCTCTAAATTCACATACATTCACTAGAATACATACAATTTTATAATGATAATGATGTATCACATCACAACATTTTGGTGACATCAAAACCCTTCCAGGGAAACCGCTTACTCTGGCCAAAGTATTACTTGCCAGTTACTTTTGTTCTTAAAGAGCTGATGTAACATTTTCTATTCGAgtcctgttttttctttggggCAAACTGCCTCCCATATAGGAGAATCTGTGAAAGCTACTCTCCCACATTTTTTACCAGTGCAGGTTTTACTGTGTCAAGATTTTTGTCTTCCTCAGAAATATCAGTTGAGATAAGATAGCAGAATGGGTTCCTCTCTGGTTTGGCAGGCTAGTTCTTTTGTATTCTgatgtatttctgaaatataaGAAATTCTTTGTTCAAAAATAGTTGACAAGTATTTGTGAAGGGAAGTGAAACATTTATGAACTTTATTTGAGATGGAATGTTTCTCCTTGCCTGCTCTTTTGCCCCTTTTGACTGGGATTGCAGCTATTTCATCATTAGAAGCCATCACAAGCACTTCAAACATCTTTTCACAtaagttttgatttttcttttcttttttttcaatttacaATTGCCTTATAAAGTTTGTTTTCATAGGCAAAGTCTTTACtatgaaaatgaacaaaactgCTCTTTACTCATTAGAGTATCTAATTTCTGAAGGTTGTTTTGGGTATTTCCATGTCCAATTAACAgacaagaaagaacaaaaaaatcagctgtaGTCACTGATGATGAGAGGTGCTTATCCAAACCATCCAGAAGCAATAGTTTACAAAAGTcagattttaaacagaaatagaaagcaatccaattattttaattttgatcaATGTAGttaacattttctgtcttttgaaaaGATGAGTTTATTTCAAGGATGGGCTCTTTTCCTTATTGCTCCTCTGATAGGACAAACTGGATTAATCTtgcatacatatacacacacacacacacacacacacagacacacataatacacatatacacagagacacataaaattattatatatataaagctGTATGGGTTAGAGCCAGGCACCTGCCCAAGAACAGCTACTGAGACAGTGTTACTATTCATTAATGCAGGTTAAATTGATCTCACAAGCAAATGGAGATTTTTCCAAGGAGTGGAAAGCCCAGGAGCGCTGACCTCGcctctggagcagagcctgctgggaTGTCACCAGCAGTAACATTCTGCTTCTCCCAGtagcagggcaggagagcactGATCACAAGGTACAAGGACAGGAAGCTTTTACTGTTAAACATACCTTTTTGGCATCCTGAAAGCTTTGTCATGTCtgcagacagaaaggaaaaaatatgtgttcatttattattttcctgggaagcccagtgctgggctgatcCCTGAGCAGGTTAACCCTTGCAGGGCTGTAAGCACCAAGGTGAGCCAGTGCTGACACAGTTCTGTCACTGTGTGAATTAGTTTAATGAATAATAGAGCCTTTTCCGTCTCCAATTTTAACCAAACAGGGTGGGAAGCCATGTAGTTGCTCCTAATTTTGACCCTCTAAGAAAACCCTGCTGAGAGAACTGGACTTTAGCAATGCAGCTCCTATAGAAATCCCACTGCAGATCTCATCCATTAAAATCTATCTGGTTTAAGTGCTTTTCCTGCACTTCTTAGAGTGTTTCTTGACACAAGCAAACCTCTTTATCAAATCTCATGAGTTGTGCTAGCAACAACCGTAGATAGTTTCTATTGCCTGTTTAGCTCAGTGaggatttttcaaaaaaaattactctcaTTTGTTTCCTGTGTCCCTCCAAAGACAGTGTCTTTTCAGACTGTAAGAGCAGAAAGCCAGTGAagctgctaaaaatattttatctggaTTTTCTTCACAGAGGAGCGTTTGTCACTCTGACTTGAAAGGCTCTGAGGGGGGGAAATAAAGAAGCCTTCCCCAGGCAATCCAAAGTTTGTTAATGAATCCCTGAGTACAAGTCTTCCACCAGCATTCTGTCAGAAAAGCTGCATCTTGGTGGGTCAGATATCTACAGAAccttttgttctgctctgcctCGCTGCACTGAAACATCCCCTTGAAATATGCCCCAGTCTGGCACGGCCTTGGTTTGATCTACAGAAccttttgttctgctctgcctctctgcactGAAACATCCCCTTGAAACATGCCCCAGTCTGGCACGGCCTTGGTTTGATCACAGCTTCCAGAGAATGTCTCCCACCTCCTTCCACAGCTGTgccaagctctgctcagccagtgctccctcctcctctcaccCTCCTACACTCCTGCTTAGACTGGGAGAAGGTCCTGCTGCACTCCAATATCTGTGTTGGGCAGATGGCCCCCCCTCCATGCAGCCACCAACTGGGGACCTTGAGGCAGCTCATCCTTCCTGGCCTTGTTATGAGTgggagaaatggaaaagcagtggAGGAGAGCTCCCCATGGCAGAGTCACTCCGGGTGGCTCATGTAataaatgattctgtgttttgctCGTCACGCTAATGCTCTGTAGATTCTggacagagaggagcagagcaaaaGCCTCCCCAGATTATCAAAGTGAGGTCTCTCTCCAGCAGTACACTGCCCACCCTGTGCTAATTCCCTCACAATAGCTCTTCAAGCAGATTTGCTTGGATTAAAAACCTCATTCTGGCATTATTATGTTATCACTTTTCTgactgctggtgctgcacacTCTGCCAGGGATTTACaatccagctgtgcttcctgcttAAATAACCTGTTACAGAGAACGTGGTTGGCAATTTTGTTGATAGCTTATGAGTGAAAAAGGATCCAGAAAAAGGATCCaggaaaattattcagaaaaaggACTTTGACTGCAGTTCCTCTACACAAGCACAAACACAAGCAAATTAAATCCAGAGTAAATGGCTGGAAAATGATACTCTAAAGGGCTTTTGTGCCTAACACTACAATGCTGTATACAGGCAAGAAAGGAATCCTGTGCCATCTTTTATCAGGATTCAGTGGCTACAGCTACAGCAGTGAAGGGATCATGATCTCTTGTGCCAAGAGTGGGCTCTAAAGGCACATGCAGGAGGAAGGATGGTGctggctggaaggagcagaggtTGTAGCTCAGGCTGTTATTACCCAGGCACTGCACACAAATGGATTCTGTTAGGGGCAACAAAGGATTCATACGCTGATTGCTGCCCAACCTGGAAAGCCAAATAATGCTCCCCCCTTTTGTATTTCTCACTGCTCAGCTGTAGCCAGCGCTTACCCTCTGCTGCcactccctgccagcactggctAGAGATTTTGTGAGGGCAGGAAAAGAATGATCTCTATTGCCATCACAGAACTCTGCCAAGATAAAGGACTTGCCGCTGGGTGGCTTGGAGTGCAAAGGGAGAAAACAtgaaggaagaggaaggtggGCATATTCACAACTGCATGACCTAGGAGGGACTGAGTCACCTTGGCTTTAGCCAGCCACTCCCTTGAGCAGGAAATCCCACCTCTCTCTGGCATGGGAATGGCAACTCTCTGTACACCCATGCAGAGGTAGAGAGCAAACTGGATccttctgtgtgttttggagCAGCTTCTGTCCCGAGCTGAAGAGCAAACCCATGTTTcatccatcccagctcagaTCTTGCTCATCTCTCCCACTTCCCCCCACGCAGTCTGGAAGATGCTCCTTTGAGCCGCCCTCCACGCGCCTCTTACCTGACTGTGACAACATGGTGTTGCACTGGCCGCCGCTGCCCGGGGGACCACTGCTTCCAGGGCGTCTCCGAGGCCTCGTGCTGGGAAACTGGCACAAGATCACCACTGGAAAGGTGGGAACACAGCACGGGCCTCTCGCCGTGCCCAGGGAGCGAGGGCAGGCCGTAGCTGCCTCGGGACTCCTCCTGGTTGCAGGGGTAATACgggtggtgctgctgtgagtCTTGTGAGCTTGATGGCACCTGGCCATTGGACTGGGTGGAGACTGGCCCAAGCGTGTGCGTGGAGGAGCGCAAGTTGTCTTCTCCCAGCCCCGGGgatgcaggaatggggcagTGATGGACTGGGCAGATCTTTTCCCAGGAAGTGCCACTGTAGCTGAGCTCAGCGTTCCCAATCTCTGGCATGGCAAGGCAGGTCTGGCAAGGtcctgcattttgtttttccctatgagagaaatgaagggaaatatAAAATGGGAGAGGTTGAAAGGCTGCACTGGGGAGTTGTATCCCAAGAACTGGAGATGCTCACAGACCTCCCACATAACACAAATGTCAAACCTCACCCACTGTATCCTGTACCAGGTGTCAGCCTAAGGGATGAACTGGGTTATGCTTTTTATAAAGACATCCATGACTCATTCAGGAATCCCAAGTGATGGAGAATCCTGTAATCCATCCTTTGTATGTGTTGCTCCAAAAGTTTGAAAAATTGGGTAATATCTGACCCAAAAATTCTCCAGGATATTTCACTGTGGACGGGGCGGGGTCCTAACTCAGGACCCAGAGAGATTACAGAGACCTGGACAAACAGAAACCAGAGGAATCTGCATGTGAAGAAGTCACTCAATTATCTGCACTCCTTGGGAGGATTAATTAGCGTGATTGCTCTGCAGGAGGACTGGCATTGCTCCATGTTGGGTCAGCAGGAGAGTGAGTCATCCCTGGCACTGACACAGCTGAGCAGTGAACCTGTGGGCTGTGACATCTAACAGGGCCTTCAGCCTCCAGCCTGGCACATTCTTTAATGGCTCCCATGTCCTGCATGCTCCACTGGGCTCCTCAGGAACTTTTTAGACACACATCTCCCAAGGATGACAGCAACAAATTTTGTTGGTCTTTCCTTGTAGGAAGGGGGTGGACTGGGATCTCTATAGATCCTTTGAAACTTGACTGTCCTCTGGCCGCTGAATTTACTTGGACAAAACATTTGCAGACTCCAGTTCCCAAGTAATGAGGTGCCTGCAGTATACACTTTCTTCTCTCCAGggaatttaaaacattatttcattcCTATAGTTCTTTATTTATGGAGCCTGAGAGATTTTGCTAGCTTGGAGAAAGTTTGAATAATACTTTGAGGGACTGCTTAGTCTGTGTGACACTCTTCACATACAATAGACCAACCCCAAAAATGTTTTAGGAGTTGCTGTCCCAAGAGATGCAAACGCCAGCAGTTTCTGGTCCTTGTTCAGAGCACGTGCCATGGTCTCTTACAGCTGAATTACGTGTcttgctgcagtgcctggcGTCCAGGATTAAAAAGGACGAACAGTTCAGGCCAGCCAGAATCACAAAGTGTCTCAAGTCATCAAAGAATTATGAGTGTTGGAGCAAGACTGCAGTGAGGTGAACTTTAGCCTGAGGCATCTGGTGTGATGTGGGGAAAAAGCAAAGGTAAAAACTTTGGGAAAGGATGGTTTTTATCTTTTGTAGAGTGcctctcatttatttttctcacagcCATGGAAAAAGGGCAGAATTTTAGTGATTACACGTATCTGAATTGCACCCAAAGTTAACTGGCATGAGATGATCAAAGACAAAAGAATGTGGAGAATACTATTAGCTCAGTATTGCTtgaaaattgctattttttccagaaagcagGACATACTGGCCTTGGCAGTCTGTGCTGTGTACTTTGCAACATCAGCTGAGTTTATCAACACTGATAAACTGTGTTTCATGATTGTGAAAAATGGGCTTATTTCATTAACATCATTACAGCAGAGTCATGTTTGTGGTAGCAGTTACACTGGTGCCCACATGGACACTCATGGCACAGGCATCACACTTAGCTTCACTTGCACACTGTACCAGTCCAGGGACCAGTAACATAGAAATCTTGACTG containing:
- the DISP2 gene encoding protein dispatched homolog 2, which encodes MPEIGNAELSYSGTSWEKICPVHHCPIPASPGLGEDNLRSSTHTLGPVSTQSNGQVPSSSQDSQQHHPYYPCNQEESRGSYGLPSLPGHGERPVLCSHLSSGDLVPVSQHEASETPWKQWSPGQRRPVQHHVVTVRHDKAFRMPKSYSQLIAEWPLAVLVLCSVAAAICTVAGLLVGNLPDFSEPLMGFEPRDTDIGRKLIVWRNIESHTGYKKTLSLSPYAKKKSYDDLGIGREQKAAQGEQAARTRRMVETIYGADGFFCGPPEKSYSQLVFMSTTAGSLWNLQAIQSMCQMEQDKIRSHVHFRDLCQRTEANECCPSWSLGNYIAVLYNRSSCLEITQGDISHTLALLRACAPDYHRGVLTPSCIGPEAVRQKHSQCAQVPEKCTRFNAIYQLLHFLVDRDFLSPQTMEYQVPSLKYSLLFLPTRKGESMMGIYLDNLETWDLFDNYTSITGMDLGLKQKLFQHYLLLDTKYPVLAILAIFLIISFYLRSAFITLMVLLAVVSSLMISYFLYKVAFRFTYFPFVNLTAVIILSSICANHTFVFFDLWNLSKSQNPSAGLAQWVSQTMHHFAYLMLASCFTTGAAFYASYISNITAIRCFSVYMGTSVLVNLVFMMTWLPSSAVLYERYIATTCIYKPEAYWNNSSHKRAALSVHYVLRALQNTLSETSKLLFEKLLPCGVIKFRYIWICWFAALAIGGAYISCSNPKLKLPTLETSSVQVFRLSHPFERYDSEYCHQFMFERLEHGEGQRMPVTIVWGILPVDNGDHFNPKSNGTLVTDTTFTIQNPDAQKWLLEFCQKVKNKTFYYPDGEQKSTVCFMEEFLRWMDSRQCSQRDHSFNLCCNQFSFPYRSEVFLHCIKMMLLEEGREGGETYDLGLRFDGEGNVAALVLQFQTIYYYTFNYSRAKQFYDEISLWITEEMETAPVGLQNGWFTSKLELYNLQHSLSTETMVVMGLSIAISFVVLLLTTWNVLLSVFSVTAIAGTVLVTIGLLVLLEWQLNAVESLFISAAVGLSVDFTVNYCISYHLCPHSDRLNRVAFSLKQMSCATAMAASALFSAGVIMLPATVLAYRKLGIFIMMINCISCGFASLFFQSLCCFFGPEKNCGQILWPCAHTMKDYSDDSGPNGNFACGGSEKQNRLRKVQESNTANEQYELQPLSRKLSDSFDNSTSTSKLSNRPSVLSEDIQVEENRCPRVGTHPSLERERQSLQDTLGDQQVSLCQCPALQTSSPYKHSTSETEIHRERLCRDCRCRKYGLKAWDGSGLDHIQSAGMKEEGQLNKSQCSSDTAQQQSDYTSDHSPLPAADIYKIHRCLCSLGSSFDMLNISSETSISDFEQGLKLAESASSCPDALELSDSYGNAERGYLNGKRDTLRLDLRETVFDVSPAASQQNSSSWKNRFGLGNEGPVVLPNSQPDMPDVWIKRSSAQSSGYNS